A stretch of the Simiduia curdlanivorans genome encodes the following:
- the hrpA gene encoding ATP-dependent RNA helicase HrpA — translation MTAVNIGALYPQLDQLMIADAALLRKQLHRLRKRLERQQPADHLVGEMVGEIEASLAAARERMAGRAALVPEIAFPEALPVSQRAGEIAQLIGAHQVVILAGETGSGKTTQLPKICLSIGRGQRGLIGHTQPRRLAARTVAARIAEEMNTSLGDRVGYQVRFNDQSSANTLVKLMTDGILLAEIQNDPLLTRYDTLIIDEAHERSLNIDFLLGYLKQLLPKRPDLKLIITSATIDLARFSEHFDGAPIIEVSGRTFPVDIRYRPVLDDEGELAEHISAAIEELLQAEKGSSRRGGDILVFLAGEREIRETALALRKANLPHIEVLPLYARLSLAEQTRVFSAHAGRRVVLATNVAETSITVPGIRYVIDPGLARISRYSYRTKIQRLPIEPISQASANQRAGRCGRVSEGICIRLYEESDFLSRPAFTDAEILRTNLAAVILQMLSMRMGAIEDFPFVDAPDSRLINDGVRLLEELQAVNKKRELTAIGRQLAQMPVDPTLGRMLVAAAQAGALDEVLIIVSGLSVQDPRERPADKQQASDEKHKRFRDDDSDFISWVNLWRYVEAQRQELSSSQFAKTCKREFLSWLRIKEWRDIHLQLRLALRDLKLPMNKAPASFEAVHKSLLPGLLNNIGTKGEEREYLGARARKFHIFPGSGLYKKTPKWIAAAELLETSKLYAHTVAKIEPEWILAVADHLVKREHFEPHYFVKTGQVMAFEKISLYGLTLIERKRVAFGKIDPATAREVFIRAALVEGLYRGKGEFFNSNQQLIEQLGELEAKSRRRDILVDDEALFRFFDERIPADVVNLAGFEHWRKSAETQHPSLLHLTKAYLMQHDAAAITQAQFPDSLSLNGMELPLQYHFEPNHADDGVSLLVPVSVLHQIPEYRLEWLVPGILKEKCIALIKALPKQSRKQFVPVPEYVDRALARMTPSNEPLALALGEQLFRLSGNKIDPALWSDVALDNYYRMNIVVLDEHGKRIDAGRDLLALRDSYRDRLQASIESAGPSLERAGLTAWTVGTIPSQDQFKRAGIAIRVYPGLVDEGDTVALRMQDNPDAAAWLHREGLMRLMLLNMPEQTRYLHKELLKGKDIGLTMASLGNRETVAKELMGAALLQLIEAEVSDYAVRDEKTFLALVETCKPQLVPKATLLASQLVAALTLLVEVRKTIKSHRNALMLAFCLSDIKSQLEGLFSQGVLLHMPPDTLLQYSRYLKAVLMRLEKAPQNVQRDKLAMIEWQAVQDAYLALRQQVGDYRANLTPALQQFRWLMEEYRISLFAQTLKTQVPVSAKRLNKQLQEIKAELGLH, via the coding sequence ATGACGGCAGTAAATATCGGCGCGCTCTACCCACAGCTTGATCAACTTATGATCGCTGATGCGGCGCTGCTGCGTAAGCAATTGCACCGGTTACGCAAGCGATTAGAGCGGCAGCAGCCGGCGGATCACCTGGTTGGCGAGATGGTTGGCGAGATAGAGGCCAGTTTGGCAGCGGCTAGGGAGCGCATGGCCGGACGCGCCGCATTGGTCCCTGAGATTGCCTTTCCCGAGGCCCTGCCGGTGAGCCAGCGCGCGGGTGAAATCGCTCAGTTAATTGGCGCGCATCAGGTGGTGATTTTGGCCGGTGAAACCGGTTCGGGTAAAACCACGCAGCTGCCAAAAATTTGCTTATCCATTGGCCGCGGCCAGCGCGGGCTTATTGGCCACACCCAACCGCGGCGCTTAGCCGCGCGCACGGTGGCCGCGCGCATCGCCGAGGAAATGAACACCTCCCTAGGTGATCGGGTTGGCTATCAAGTGCGTTTTAACGATCAGAGCAGCGCCAACACCCTCGTAAAATTGATGACCGACGGCATTTTGTTGGCCGAAATTCAGAATGACCCGCTACTCACCCGCTACGACACCTTGATTATTGACGAGGCGCACGAGCGCTCGCTCAATATTGATTTCCTGTTGGGCTATTTAAAGCAGCTATTGCCCAAGCGCCCCGACCTCAAATTGATCATTACCTCCGCCACCATTGATTTGGCGCGCTTTTCCGAACACTTTGATGGCGCGCCTATCATCGAAGTCTCGGGCCGTACCTTCCCAGTGGACATTCGCTATCGGCCGGTGCTCGATGATGAAGGCGAGCTGGCCGAGCATATTAGCGCCGCTATTGAAGAGTTGCTGCAGGCGGAAAAGGGCAGCAGCCGGCGCGGTGGCGATATATTAGTGTTCTTAGCGGGCGAGCGTGAAATTCGCGAGACGGCGCTGGCATTGCGCAAGGCCAACTTACCCCACATTGAGGTGCTGCCGCTCTATGCTCGCTTGAGTTTGGCCGAGCAAACCCGGGTCTTTTCTGCCCACGCCGGCCGGCGCGTTGTGTTGGCGACTAATGTGGCAGAAACCTCCATTACCGTACCCGGTATTCGCTACGTCATAGACCCAGGCCTCGCCCGCATCAGCCGTTATTCCTATCGCACAAAAATTCAGCGCTTGCCGATCGAGCCAATATCCCAGGCCAGTGCCAACCAGCGCGCGGGCCGCTGTGGTCGCGTTAGCGAGGGTATTTGTATTCGACTCTATGAAGAGTCGGACTTCCTCAGCCGGCCGGCGTTTACCGATGCGGAAATTTTGCGCACCAACCTAGCCGCCGTTATTTTGCAAATGTTGTCCATGCGCATGGGTGCGATTGAAGACTTTCCCTTCGTCGATGCGCCGGATTCGCGCCTGATTAACGACGGCGTTAGGTTGCTGGAAGAATTGCAAGCGGTGAACAAAAAGCGCGAGTTAACTGCCATTGGTCGACAGCTGGCGCAAATGCCCGTAGATCCTACTCTCGGGCGAATGTTAGTGGCCGCGGCGCAAGCGGGCGCGCTCGATGAGGTGTTGATTATTGTGAGTGGCTTATCGGTACAAGACCCGCGCGAAAGGCCGGCCGATAAACAGCAAGCCAGCGACGAAAAGCACAAGCGTTTTCGCGACGACGATTCGGATTTTATCAGTTGGGTCAATCTGTGGCGTTACGTTGAAGCCCAGCGTCAGGAGCTATCGAGTTCGCAATTTGCCAAAACCTGTAAGCGTGAATTTCTATCTTGGTTGCGGATCAAAGAGTGGCGCGATATTCACTTGCAGCTGCGTTTAGCCTTGCGCGATTTAAAACTGCCGATGAATAAAGCGCCGGCCAGTTTCGAGGCGGTGCACAAGTCATTGCTGCCCGGTTTGCTGAACAATATCGGTACTAAGGGTGAGGAGAGAGAATACTTAGGTGCTCGCGCACGCAAGTTTCATATTTTCCCCGGCTCCGGGTTGTATAAAAAAACACCCAAGTGGATCGCGGCAGCAGAGCTTCTCGAAACCTCAAAGCTCTATGCGCATACGGTTGCCAAAATTGAGCCAGAATGGATCTTGGCGGTGGCCGATCACTTGGTTAAACGCGAGCACTTCGAGCCGCATTATTTCGTCAAAACTGGCCAGGTGATGGCCTTCGAAAAAATCAGCTTGTATGGTTTAACGCTGATAGAACGCAAGCGCGTCGCCTTTGGTAAAATCGACCCAGCGACGGCGCGTGAAGTGTTTATTCGCGCGGCCTTAGTAGAGGGTTTGTATCGCGGCAAGGGTGAGTTCTTCAATAGCAATCAGCAACTCATTGAGCAGTTGGGCGAACTGGAAGCGAAATCCCGCCGGCGCGATATTTTGGTGGACGATGAAGCGCTGTTCCGCTTTTTCGACGAGCGTATTCCGGCAGATGTGGTTAATTTAGCGGGTTTTGAGCACTGGCGTAAAAGCGCTGAAACGCAGCACCCATCACTGCTGCATTTAACCAAAGCCTATTTAATGCAGCACGATGCGGCGGCTATTACCCAAGCACAGTTTCCCGATAGCTTATCGCTCAATGGCATGGAGCTACCCCTGCAATACCATTTTGAACCCAATCACGCCGATGACGGCGTTAGCCTGCTGGTGCCCGTGAGCGTGTTGCATCAAATCCCTGAGTATCGTTTAGAGTGGCTGGTGCCTGGCATTTTAAAGGAGAAGTGTATCGCCTTAATCAAGGCGCTGCCGAAGCAATCGCGCAAACAATTTGTGCCCGTGCCCGAGTATGTGGACCGCGCCTTGGCGCGTATGACGCCGAGCAATGAGCCTTTAGCCTTGGCCTTAGGTGAGCAATTGTTTCGCTTGTCTGGTAATAAAATTGACCCAGCTCTGTGGTCTGACGTGGCACTCGATAATTACTATCGCATGAATATTGTGGTGCTGGATGAGCACGGTAAACGCATCGACGCCGGGCGAGATTTATTGGCACTGCGCGATAGTTATCGCGATAGGTTGCAGGCCAGTATTGAATCGGCCGGGCCGAGTTTGGAGCGGGCCGGCTTGACCGCTTGGACGGTGGGCACCATTCCCAGCCAAGATCAATTTAAACGCGCCGGTATTGCCATTCGCGTTTACCCGGGTTTGGTGGACGAGGGCGATACGGTGGCGTTGCGCATGCAAGACAATCCCGACGCCGCGGCTTGGCTACATCGCGAGGGCTTGATGCGTTTGATGTTATTAAATATGCCCGAGCAAACCCGCTATTTACATAAAGAATTATTGAAAGGTAAGGATATCGGCTTAACCATGGCCAGTTTGGGCAACCGCGAGACAGTTGCTAAGGAACTTATGGGTGCTGCCTTGTTGCAGTTGATTGAGGCAGAAGTGAGCGACTATGCAGTGCGCGATGAAAAAACCTTTCTCGCCTTGGTAGAGACCTGTAAGCCGCAACTGGTGCCAAAGGCGACGCTTTTGGCGTCGCAATTGGTTGCGGCGCTGACGTTATTGGTCGAAGTGCGCAAAACCATTAAGAGTCATCGCAATGCGCTTATGCTGGCGTTTTGTTTGTCGGATATTAAGAGCCAGCTCGAAGGTTTGTTTAGCCAAGGGGTGTTGTTGCATATGCCGCCCGATACCTTGTTGCAATACAGCCGCTACTTGAAAGCGGTGTTAATGCGCTTAGAAAAGGCGCCGCAAAATGTGCAGCGCGATAAGCTCGCGATGATCGAATGGCAGGCGGTGCAAGACGCCTATCTCGCGCTTCGGCAGCAGGTGGGTGACTACCGGGCTAATTTAACCCCGGCCTTGCAGCAGTTTCGCTGGTTGATGGAAGAGTATCGAATATCTTTGTTTGCACAAACCTTGAAGACGCAGGTGCCGGTATCAGCCAAGCGTTTGAATAAGCAGTTGCAAGAGATCAAAGCTGAATTGGGTTTGCATTAG
- a CDS encoding TonB-dependent receptor domain-containing protein: protein MKTPIQIPRRALWLGIAAASQLAWSMPTLAQASDTDGKINIVSPIEEIAVVARQRSSATDVIAERLEYDVVTDIISSEQIVRVGDPNVAAALRRVPGLTLVDDKFIYVRGLGERYSSAQLNGALVPSPDLQRNVIPLDIFPAELIESLAVQKVYSADMPANFGGGNVDIRTRAIPEDLLVNISVGTGWASDSTGKDGLTYAGGGDDAFGTDDGTRALPQEITQAINTYRGNISVSNIYQTLNKDGGFHTVNEAADINRELATSLNRDVDIGTSTNDYDKKLKLGVGNKWTVSEDWDIGFLALGSYDRKARNQDLTNRSNSAPDEIFSETFATTDEISMSGSLSGGLVYGEDHQIDVMHLFIRNTEDEASIKRGFDGNSITVNSGNRYVEYDLRYEERELTTDQIKGSHNLVSSFNQLIYELPFRWADELNFSWYYSDSQATTEKPNEVSILGLDTIDVQTGDILETRMAKISTAATFQFTDMEDNVESYGWDFTLPLQGDNYNLELSGGLDSSRKDRTYLGTTVNFDTSNTPLTVLSDTPGAVLSDDVILNRDNAMVISLGSAEAESYLAAQMLDGYYGKFDLTFDDTWRLSGGVRHENFRQVSLPIDTLDFDNQSRVSDEELVNIVVNESKDYPSLSMTYMTQDFWAEQFQFRLGYGGTTVRPDLREVAVVQYIDPTTDYRVVGNPYLETSDLQNFDARGEWFFDDGDSFTVSAFFKEIDSPIETIRAAGSDDNVVLTFVNAEKANLAGVEIEWLKALDNVASWTEGYFVSGNLTFSDSDITISDTDIGLTNNSRRMTGHSKEVANIQLGYDSPSGYHSATLAYNYFGDRIVFAARDGADDAYEQPFNSLDLNYAFYPMENLSVRLRATNLLSEKRSIEQDSVVILEETAERTFSLGVKWDL from the coding sequence ATGAAAACACCAATACAGATTCCACGTCGCGCCCTTTGGTTAGGAATAGCCGCGGCGAGCCAATTAGCCTGGTCAATGCCAACTCTGGCACAAGCATCAGACACTGATGGCAAAATTAACATTGTCAGCCCCATCGAAGAAATCGCCGTTGTCGCAAGGCAGCGATCAAGCGCCACCGATGTGATCGCCGAACGCCTAGAATACGACGTTGTAACTGACATCATTAGCAGCGAACAAATTGTCCGCGTCGGCGACCCGAACGTGGCCGCCGCCTTGCGTCGCGTGCCGGGTTTAACCTTGGTGGATGACAAGTTCATCTACGTGCGCGGCTTGGGCGAGCGCTACAGCTCCGCCCAATTAAACGGTGCCTTAGTGCCCTCGCCAGATTTGCAGCGCAATGTAATTCCGCTGGACATATTCCCAGCCGAACTGATCGAATCGCTCGCGGTACAGAAAGTGTATTCTGCCGACATGCCCGCCAATTTTGGTGGCGGTAACGTAGACATACGCACGCGCGCCATTCCCGAAGATTTACTGGTTAATATTTCTGTTGGTACCGGCTGGGCCTCAGACAGCACCGGTAAAGATGGCCTGACTTACGCCGGTGGTGGCGACGACGCCTTCGGTACCGACGACGGCACACGGGCTTTGCCACAGGAAATAACCCAAGCGATAAATACCTATCGCGGTAATATTTCAGTGTCGAATATTTACCAAACGCTGAATAAAGACGGTGGCTTTCACACTGTCAATGAAGCGGCAGACATCAACCGCGAGCTGGCCACTTCGCTGAATCGCGATGTGGATATCGGCACCAGCACCAATGACTACGACAAAAAGCTCAAACTCGGCGTAGGCAATAAGTGGACGGTGAGCGAAGACTGGGATATTGGCTTTCTTGCACTCGGCTCTTACGACCGTAAAGCTCGCAATCAAGACCTAACCAATCGCTCTAACAGTGCACCGGACGAAATTTTCTCCGAAACCTTCGCCACCACCGATGAAATTTCCATGTCAGGTAGTTTGAGCGGCGGCTTGGTGTACGGTGAAGATCATCAAATTGATGTGATGCATTTGTTCATTCGCAACACCGAAGACGAGGCCTCCATCAAGCGCGGCTTTGATGGCAACAGCATCACCGTCAACAGCGGCAATCGCTACGTTGAGTACGACCTTCGCTACGAAGAGCGCGAGCTGACCACCGACCAGATCAAAGGCTCGCACAATCTAGTGTCTAGCTTTAATCAGTTGATTTACGAATTGCCCTTCCGCTGGGCCGATGAGTTAAATTTCAGTTGGTATTATAGCGACTCACAAGCCACCACCGAAAAGCCCAATGAAGTATCGATCTTAGGGTTGGATACGATTGACGTCCAGACCGGTGATATTTTAGAAACACGGATGGCAAAAATTTCGACCGCGGCAACCTTCCAATTCACCGATATGGAAGATAACGTCGAGAGCTATGGCTGGGACTTTACCCTACCGCTACAAGGTGACAACTATAACCTTGAGCTATCGGGCGGGTTAGACAGTTCGCGCAAAGATCGTACCTACCTAGGCACCACGGTAAATTTCGATACATCGAATACACCTTTAACGGTATTGTCCGATACACCCGGCGCGGTATTGAGTGATGATGTCATTTTGAATCGCGACAATGCCATGGTCATTTCACTCGGTTCCGCAGAAGCGGAAAGTTACCTAGCCGCGCAAATGCTGGACGGCTACTACGGTAAGTTCGACCTTACCTTCGACGACACCTGGCGCCTTTCCGGTGGTGTTCGGCACGAAAATTTCCGTCAAGTGTCGCTACCGATAGACACGTTGGATTTCGACAATCAATCACGCGTCAGCGATGAAGAACTGGTCAACATTGTGGTCAATGAAAGTAAGGACTATCCCTCGCTTTCGATGACTTACATGACCCAAGACTTTTGGGCTGAGCAGTTCCAATTTCGCTTGGGTTATGGCGGCACCACCGTTAGACCAGATCTACGGGAAGTTGCGGTGGTTCAGTACATTGATCCAACCACTGACTACCGCGTGGTAGGCAACCCCTATCTCGAAACCTCAGACCTGCAAAACTTTGACGCCCGTGGCGAGTGGTTTTTTGATGATGGCGACAGCTTCACCGTGTCGGCCTTTTTCAAAGAAATCGATAGCCCCATTGAAACCATTCGCGCCGCAGGCTCAGACGATAACGTTGTGCTCACCTTCGTCAACGCTGAAAAGGCAAACTTGGCCGGTGTTGAAATTGAGTGGTTAAAAGCCTTAGATAACGTAGCCAGTTGGACTGAAGGCTACTTCGTATCGGGCAATTTAACCTTCAGTGACTCGGACATCACCATTAGCGATACGGATATTGGTTTAACCAATAACAGCCGCCGCATGACCGGCCACTCTAAAGAAGTCGCCAACATCCAACTCGGTTATGACTCGCCCAGCGGCTACCATAGCGCAACGCTAGCCTATAACTACTTTGGTGACCGGATAGTGTTCGCGGCACGGGACGGGGCCGACGACGCTTACGAACAGCCATTCAACTCGCTCGACTTAAACTATGCCTTCTATCCGATGGAAAATTTAAGTGTGCGACTAAGGGCCACAAACCTACTCAGTGAAAAGCGCAGCATTGAACAGGATAGCGTGGTCATTTTAGAGGAAACGGCAGAGCGGACCTTTAGCTTGGGCGTAAAGTGGGACCTGTAA
- a CDS encoding bifunctional protein-serine/threonine kinase/phosphatase, producing MTKTLTITSSYFTTAGIKSINEDSAAIEVPVDDYLLSSKGVVACVADGVSSAEAGREASSTAVSRFVEEYFRTPDTWSVSRSGEKILSTLNLRLYRKSHEFVTSTKGYLCTFSSLVIKSRTAHFFHVGDSRIYKLSVVEGNASLKQLTRDHAVMMGGEKPTLTRAIGMDNRLNIDYGSVEVRQGDQFLITSDGVHDFLTEQALTQFLTQASASDNLAKQLCDLAARAGSDDNISAAWLRVDQLPDEKLEDYHAKLTRLPFPPELNVGEKLDGFRIDKLLFASARSQLYLVTDLDSGEQYAMKTPSHNYEDDASYIDRFIQEEWIGKRIQSPYVVQVIQQKKPRNFLYYLMAYIEGEGLDEWIARNMPPSPRQAIALVKDIAEGLKAFHENETVHQDLRPANIRITADTRAIILDFGSVYVAGLAELHRPLVHTSALGTASYSDPLYIMGSNPGIQGDVYALATIAYEMFTGELPYGSAIEECRSAFDYNHLRYKSASLFNPVVPLWFDSALKKGTEFDLAQRYSTVEQLMQDLQQPNAEFLRDEPMTARSASSIAFWQILSGFWFLTLLLVIYLFSQVSGG from the coding sequence ATGACGAAAACATTAACAATCACCAGTAGCTACTTCACCACCGCCGGTATCAAAAGTATCAATGAAGACAGCGCCGCTATCGAGGTGCCTGTTGATGACTATCTTTTGTCGTCAAAAGGGGTTGTGGCCTGTGTTGCCGATGGCGTCTCCTCCGCTGAAGCGGGTAGGGAGGCGAGCAGCACGGCGGTGAGTCGTTTTGTCGAAGAATACTTTCGCACACCCGATACCTGGTCTGTGTCGCGTAGTGGCGAGAAAATTCTTTCAACCCTTAACCTGCGTTTATATCGAAAAAGCCATGAATTTGTGACTAGCACAAAAGGCTATTTGTGCACCTTTAGTAGCCTCGTAATAAAGAGCCGCACCGCGCATTTCTTTCATGTGGGCGATAGTCGTATTTATAAGCTCAGTGTGGTTGAGGGCAATGCGTCGCTCAAGCAATTGACGCGTGATCATGCGGTAATGATGGGTGGCGAGAAGCCAACGTTAACCCGTGCTATCGGTATGGATAATCGCTTGAATATCGATTACGGCTCCGTTGAGGTAAGGCAGGGCGATCAATTTCTAATCACCAGTGATGGTGTTCATGATTTCCTTACCGAGCAGGCGTTAACGCAATTTTTAACGCAAGCCTCGGCGTCGGATAATTTAGCTAAACAACTATGCGATCTGGCAGCTCGGGCCGGGAGCGACGATAATATCAGCGCCGCTTGGTTGCGTGTTGATCAGTTGCCGGATGAAAAGCTCGAAGACTATCACGCCAAACTTACCCGCCTACCTTTTCCACCCGAGCTAAATGTGGGTGAAAAGCTTGATGGATTTCGTATTGATAAGCTGCTTTTTGCGTCCGCCCGCAGCCAGTTGTATTTGGTCACCGATCTCGATAGTGGTGAACAATATGCGATGAAAACGCCATCTCATAACTATGAGGACGATGCCAGTTATATCGACCGTTTTATCCAGGAGGAGTGGATAGGTAAGCGTATCCAAAGCCCCTATGTTGTCCAAGTCATTCAACAAAAGAAACCGCGCAACTTTTTGTACTACCTTATGGCGTATATTGAAGGCGAAGGCTTAGATGAATGGATTGCACGCAATATGCCGCCCAGCCCACGGCAAGCTATTGCGTTAGTAAAAGATATTGCCGAGGGTTTAAAAGCGTTTCACGAAAACGAAACGGTGCATCAAGACTTACGCCCAGCTAACATTCGTATCACCGCAGATACCCGTGCCATTATTCTCGATTTTGGCTCTGTCTATGTAGCTGGTCTGGCTGAACTGCATCGCCCTTTAGTACATACCTCCGCACTCGGCACCGCATCCTATTCAGACCCTTTGTATATTATGGGCTCTAATCCAGGTATTCAGGGCGATGTTTATGCGCTAGCCACAATAGCCTATGAAATGTTCACCGGCGAGCTACCCTACGGTAGCGCAATTGAGGAGTGCCGGTCTGCGTTTGATTACAATCATCTGCGCTATAAAAGTGCGAGTTTGTTTAACCCTGTGGTGCCGCTCTGGTTTGATAGTGCATTAAAAAAAGGTACCGAATTTGATTTGGCCCAGCGTTACAGCACCGTGGAGCAATTGATGCAGGATCTACAGCAACCCAATGCCGAGTTCTTGCGCGATGAGCCTATGACCGCGCGCAGTGCCAGTAGCATTGCCTTTTGGCAGATATTGAGTGGCTTCTGGTTTTTGACGTTGCTGCTTGTGATTTATTTGTTTTCGCAGGTTTCTGGCGGTTAA
- a CDS encoding NarK family nitrate/nitrite MFS transporter, with amino-acid sequence MSSDHKINLFALGDPKIKTLHITWFAFFLTFVVWFNHAPLLVFMKEAFDMSSQQIKALMILNVALTIPARIVIGILVDKFGPRKVYSGLLLASTVLCLLFAFANSYEQLALMRFLMGFVGAGFVIGIRMVGEWFPHKSVGIAEGIYGGWGNFGSAAAAMTLPTLALMFGGENGWRYALASTGIIAGIYGVFYYIVARDTPKGSTYFKPKKAGGLEVTSWKDFYLYLAMNLPMYFALALLAWKLSPANLGLLTATATYSIYAVLVVLFGYQTYKIWHVNIEHLRAGVPELDRYSFKQVAILDWSYFVTFGSELAVVSMLPLFFLETFEGLSPVKAGLLASGFAFMNLVARPTGGWFSDRFGRRKSLMILIGGLALGYFVLSQITSGWWIPVAVIATMCCSFFVQAGEGAVFAVVPLIKRRMTGQIAGMAGAYGNVGAVTYLTILSFVDYSTFFLVIACSALIVFFIAMMMDEPKGQISEVLPDGTVHLIDVG; translated from the coding sequence ATGTCGAGTGACCACAAAATTAATCTGTTTGCCTTAGGCGACCCAAAGATAAAAACCCTACACATCACGTGGTTTGCATTCTTTCTTACCTTCGTGGTCTGGTTTAACCATGCGCCTTTGTTGGTGTTTATGAAAGAAGCCTTCGATATGAGTAGTCAGCAAATCAAAGCGCTGATGATATTGAACGTCGCTTTAACCATTCCTGCTCGCATTGTCATCGGCATTCTGGTGGACAAATTCGGCCCACGAAAAGTTTACAGTGGTTTGCTTCTGGCATCGACGGTGTTGTGTTTGTTATTTGCTTTTGCTAATTCCTATGAGCAACTGGCGTTGATGCGTTTTCTTATGGGTTTCGTGGGGGCCGGTTTTGTTATCGGTATTCGCATGGTGGGCGAGTGGTTCCCCCATAAATCAGTGGGCATAGCCGAAGGCATTTACGGTGGCTGGGGTAACTTTGGTTCGGCTGCCGCAGCCATGACCTTGCCAACCTTGGCATTGATGTTTGGTGGTGAGAACGGCTGGCGTTATGCCCTGGCTAGCACCGGCATCATCGCTGGCATCTACGGGGTTTTTTATTACATTGTTGCACGCGACACGCCAAAGGGTTCAACCTATTTCAAACCGAAAAAGGCTGGTGGGCTAGAAGTAACCAGTTGGAAAGACTTCTATTTATATCTGGCCATGAACTTACCCATGTACTTTGCCTTGGCGCTTTTGGCTTGGAAATTATCACCCGCCAACTTAGGGCTGTTAACAGCAACAGCAACTTACAGCATTTACGCCGTATTAGTGGTTTTGTTTGGCTATCAAACCTATAAAATTTGGCACGTTAATATTGAACACTTACGTGCCGGCGTACCTGAATTGGATCGCTATAGTTTTAAGCAGGTGGCCATTCTCGATTGGTCCTACTTTGTGACGTTCGGATCAGAGCTCGCGGTTGTCTCTATGTTGCCGCTGTTCTTCCTCGAAACTTTCGAAGGTCTATCACCCGTGAAGGCTGGCCTCTTGGCATCCGGTTTTGCATTTATGAATTTGGTGGCGCGCCCAACCGGTGGTTGGTTTTCTGATCGCTTCGGCCGTCGTAAATCATTGATGATTTTAATTGGTGGTTTGGCACTTGGCTATTTTGTGTTGAGCCAAATTACCTCGGGATGGTGGATTCCGGTAGCTGTTATTGCCACTATGTGTTGTTCCTTTTTCGTTCAGGCCGGTGAAGGTGCAGTGTTTGCGGTTGTGCCTTTGATTAAGCGGCGTATGACCGGGCAAATCGCCGGCATGGCCGGTGCTTATGGCAATGTGGGTGCGGTTACCTACTTGACTATTTTAAGTTTTGTGGATTACAGCACGTTCTTTTTAGTGATTGCCTGCAGCGCCCTGATTGTGTTCTTTATTGCCATGATGATGGATGAGCCTAAAGGCCAAATCAGCGAGGTATTGCCTGACGGTACTGTGCACCTAATCGACGTAGGTTAA